From a region of the Drosophila ananassae strain 14024-0371.13 chromosome XL, ASM1763931v2, whole genome shotgun sequence genome:
- the LOC6504766 gene encoding amyloid-beta-like protein isoform X8, whose translation MCAALRRNLLLRSLWVVLAIGTAQVQAASPRWEPQIAVLCEAGQVYQPQYLSEEGRWVTDLTKKTTGATCLRDKMDLLDYCKKAYPTRDITNIVESSHYQKIGGWCRQGALNAAKCKGSHRWIKPFRCLGPFQSDALLVPEGCLFDHIHNASRCWPFVRWNQTGAAACQERGMQMRSFAMLLPCGISVFSGVEFVCCPKHFKTDEIHVKKTDLPVMPPAQITSANDDLMVNDEDESNESNYSKDGNDDDLDDEDDLMGDDEEDEMVADEAAAAGGGGGGNAGSSGDANSGSLDDINAEYDSGEEGDNYEEDGAGSEGESDGGDTWDQSGAGAKPMANLKVSGGSSSSSADKVPIKSDNPVTSTPQLSVAAAAAANAGSGSGSGSGSGSAGLPPSTAQPTSDPYFTHFDPHYEHQSYKVSQKRLEESHREKVTRVMKDWSDLEEKYQDMRLADPKAAQSFKQRMTARFQTSVQALEEEGNAEKHQLAAMHQQRVLAHINQRKREAMTCYTQALTEQPPNAHHVEKCLQKLLRALHKDRAHALAHYRHLLNSGGPGGLEAAASERPRTLERLIDIDRAVNQSMTMLKRYPELSAKIAQLMNDYILALRSKDDIPGSSLGMSEEAEAGILDKYRVEIERKVAEKERLRLAEKQRKEQRAAEREKLREEKLRMEAKKVDDMLKSQAAEQQQQQQQSQSPSQTPASSAASIQSSSQSQQEKILSSKEVGIDGGVVTAANLNLETTKSEKELSDTEYAEATVSTKVQTVLPTVDDDAVQRAVEDVAAAVAHQEAEPQVQHFMTHDLGHRESSFSLRREFSHNAHAPKEGRNVYFTLSFAGIALMAAVFVGVAVAKWRTSRSPHAQGFIEVDQNVTTHHPIVQEEKIVPNMQINGYENPTYKYFEVKE comes from the exons GCCTATCCGACCCGCGATATAACCAACATTGTGGAATCATCTCACTACCAGAAGATCGGAGGCTGGTGCCGCCAGGGCGCCTTGAACGCCGCCAAGTGCAAGGGCTCGCACCGCTGGATCAAGCCGTTCCGCTGTCTCG GACCATTCCAATCGGACGCCCTGCTGGTGCCGGAGGGCTGCCTCTTCGACCACATCCACAACGCGTCCAGGTGCTGGCCGTTCGTGAGGTGGAACCAGACCGGAGCAGCTGCCTGCCAGGAGCGGGGCATGCAGATGCGCAGCTTCGCCATGCTCCTGCCCTGCGGCATATCCGTCTTCTCCGGCGTTGAGTTCGTCTGCTGTCCCAAGCACTTCAAGA CCGATGAGATCCACGTGAAGAAGACCGACTTGCCCGTAATGCCACCGGCCCAGATCACCAGTGCCAACGACGACCTGATGGTCAATGACGAGGACGAAAGCAACGAGTCCAACTACTCGAAGGACGGCAACGACGACGACCTGGACGACGAGGACGATCTGATGGGCGATGACGAGGAGGACGAGATGGTGGCCGATGAGGCGGCTGCGGCgggtggcggtggtggtggcaaTGCCGGATCCTCCGGTGACGCCAACAGCGGTTCCCTGGACGACATCAATGCGGAGTACGACAGCGGCGAGGAGGGCGATAACTACGAGGAGGATGGCGCCGGATCTGAGGGCGAATCCGATGGTGGCGACACCTGGGACCAGAGCGGTGCTGGCGCCAAGCCGATGGCCAATCTGAAGGTTAGCGGCGGCTCCTCCTCATCCTCGGCGGACAAGGTGCCCATTAAGTCAGATAACCCAGTGACCTCCACTCCCCAGCTGTCGGTGGCCGCCGCTGCGGCTGCCAATGCCGGTTCCGGATCAGGATCCGGCTCCGGTTCCGGTTCTGCCGGTCTGCCGCCGTCCACCGCCCAGCCGACCTCCGATCCGTACTTCACCCACTTCGATCCCCACTACGAGCACCAGAGCTACAAAGTAAGTCAGAAA CGCCTCGAGGAGTCGCACCGCGAGAAGGTCACGCGGGTGATGAAGGACTGGTCGGATCTGGAGGAGAAGTATCAGGATATGCGACTCGCCGATCCCAAGGCGGCACAATCCTTCAAGCAGCGGATGACGGCCCGCTTCCAG ACTTCTGTTCAGGCACTCGAGGAGGAAGGCAACGCCGAGAAGCACCAGCTGGCCGCCATGCACCAGCAACGTGTCCTGGCCCACATCAACCAGAGGAAGCGGGAGGCCATGACCTGCTATACCCAGGCCCTAACCGAACAGCCGCCCAAT GCCCACCATGTTGAGAAGTGCTTGCAGAAGTTGCTCCGTGCCTTGCACAAGGATCGGGCCCATGCTCTGGCACACTACCGCCACCTGTTGAACAGCGGAGGACCGGGTGGCCTGGAGGCTGCCGCTTCGGAGCGTCCCAGGACCCTGGAACGATTAATCGATATCGATAGGGCGGTGAACCAATCGATGACCATGCTGAAACGCTATCCGGAACTATCGGCCAAGATCGCCCAGTTGATGAACGATTATATCCTGGCATTGCGCAGCAAGGACGATATTCCCGGATCGTCGCTGGGCATGAGCGAGGAGGCGGAGGCTGGCATTCTGGACAAGTACCGTGTGGAGATCGAGCGCAAGGTGGCCGAGAAGGAGCGCCTCCGTCTGGCCGAGAAACAGCGCAAGGAGCAGCGGGCCGCCGAGCGGGAGAAGCTGCGCGAGGAGAAGCTCCGCATGGAGGCCAAGAAGGTGGACGATATGCTCAAGTCGCAGGCGGccgagcagcaacagcagcagcagcagtcccAGTCACCATCCCAGACCCCAGCCTCGTCCGCCGCCTCCATCCAGTCGTCGTCCCAGTCGCAGCAGGAGAAGATCCTTAGCAGCAAGGAGGTGGGCATCGATGGTGGAGTCGTCACTGCTGCTAACTTGAATCTGGAGACCACCAAGAGCGAGAAGGAGCTCTCGGACACTGAGTATGCCGAGGCTACTGTTAG CACCAAGGTGCAGACCGTACTGCCGACGGTCGATGATGATGCCGTCCAGCGGGCGGTGGAGGATGTGGCAGCCGCCGTCGCTCATCAGGAGGCCGAGCCGCAGGTGCAGCACTTCATGACCCATGACCTGGGCCACCGCGAATCG AGCTTCTCGCTGCGCCGCGAATTCTCCCATAATGCGCACGCGCCCAAGGAGGGACGCAATGTCTATTTTACGCTCTCCTTTGCCGGCATCGCCCTAATGGCGGCTGTCTTTGTGGGCGTGGCCGTTGCCAAGTGGCGGACATCACGTTCGCCGCACGCCCAGGGCTTCATTGAGGTGGATCAG AATGTGACCACACACCATCCCATCGTGCAGGAGGAGAAGATCGTGCCCAATATGCAGATCAATGGGTACGAGAATCCGACCTACAAATATTTCGAAGTGAAAGAGTAA
- the LOC6504766 gene encoding amyloid-beta-like protein isoform X10, producing MCAALRRNLLLRSLWVVLAIGTAQVQAASPRWEPQIAVLCEAGQVYQPQYLSEEGRWVTDLTKKTTGATCLRDKMDLLDYCKKAYPTRDITNIVESSHYQKIGGWCRQGALNAAKCKGSHRWIKPFRCLGPFQSDALLVPEGCLFDHIHNASRCWPFVRWNQTGAAACQERGMQMRSFAMLLPCGISVFSGVEFVCCPKHFKTDEIHVKKTDLPVMPPAQITSANDDLMVNDEDESNESNYSKDGNDDDLDDEDDLMGDDEEDEMVADEAAAAGGGGGGNAGSSGDANSGSLDDINAEYDSGEEGDNYEEDGAGSEGESDGGDTWDQSGAGAKPMANLKVSGGSSSSSADKVPIKSDNPVTSTPQLSVAAAAAANAGSGSGSGSGSGSAGLPPSTAQPTSDPYFTHFDPHYEHQSYKRLEESHREKVTRVMKDWSDLEEKYQDMRLADPKAAQSFKQRMTARFQTSVQALEEEGNAEKHQLAAMHQQRVLAHINQRKREAMTCYTQALTEQPPNAHHVEKCLQKLLRALHKDRAHALAHYRHLLNSGGPGGLEAAASERPRTLERLIDIDRAVNQSMTMLKRYPELSAKIAQLMNDYILALRSKDDIPGSSLGMSEEAEAGILDKYRVEIERKVAEKERLRLAEKQRKEQRAAEREKLREEKLRMEAKKVDDMLKSQAAEQQQQQQQSQSPSQTPASSAASIQSSSQSQQEKILSSKEVGIDGGVVTAANLNLETTKSEKELSDTEYAEATVSSTKVQTVLPTVDDDAVQRAVEDVAAAVAHQEAEPQVQHFMTHDLGHRESSFSLRREFSHNAHAPKEGRNVYFTLSFAGIALMAAVFVGVAVAKWRTSRSPHAQGFIEVDQNVTTHHPIVQEEKIVPNMQINGYENPTYKYFEVKE from the exons GCCTATCCGACCCGCGATATAACCAACATTGTGGAATCATCTCACTACCAGAAGATCGGAGGCTGGTGCCGCCAGGGCGCCTTGAACGCCGCCAAGTGCAAGGGCTCGCACCGCTGGATCAAGCCGTTCCGCTGTCTCG GACCATTCCAATCGGACGCCCTGCTGGTGCCGGAGGGCTGCCTCTTCGACCACATCCACAACGCGTCCAGGTGCTGGCCGTTCGTGAGGTGGAACCAGACCGGAGCAGCTGCCTGCCAGGAGCGGGGCATGCAGATGCGCAGCTTCGCCATGCTCCTGCCCTGCGGCATATCCGTCTTCTCCGGCGTTGAGTTCGTCTGCTGTCCCAAGCACTTCAAGA CCGATGAGATCCACGTGAAGAAGACCGACTTGCCCGTAATGCCACCGGCCCAGATCACCAGTGCCAACGACGACCTGATGGTCAATGACGAGGACGAAAGCAACGAGTCCAACTACTCGAAGGACGGCAACGACGACGACCTGGACGACGAGGACGATCTGATGGGCGATGACGAGGAGGACGAGATGGTGGCCGATGAGGCGGCTGCGGCgggtggcggtggtggtggcaaTGCCGGATCCTCCGGTGACGCCAACAGCGGTTCCCTGGACGACATCAATGCGGAGTACGACAGCGGCGAGGAGGGCGATAACTACGAGGAGGATGGCGCCGGATCTGAGGGCGAATCCGATGGTGGCGACACCTGGGACCAGAGCGGTGCTGGCGCCAAGCCGATGGCCAATCTGAAGGTTAGCGGCGGCTCCTCCTCATCCTCGGCGGACAAGGTGCCCATTAAGTCAGATAACCCAGTGACCTCCACTCCCCAGCTGTCGGTGGCCGCCGCTGCGGCTGCCAATGCCGGTTCCGGATCAGGATCCGGCTCCGGTTCCGGTTCTGCCGGTCTGCCGCCGTCCACCGCCCAGCCGACCTCCGATCCGTACTTCACCCACTTCGATCCCCACTACGAGCACCAGAGCTACAAA CGCCTCGAGGAGTCGCACCGCGAGAAGGTCACGCGGGTGATGAAGGACTGGTCGGATCTGGAGGAGAAGTATCAGGATATGCGACTCGCCGATCCCAAGGCGGCACAATCCTTCAAGCAGCGGATGACGGCCCGCTTCCAG ACTTCTGTTCAGGCACTCGAGGAGGAAGGCAACGCCGAGAAGCACCAGCTGGCCGCCATGCACCAGCAACGTGTCCTGGCCCACATCAACCAGAGGAAGCGGGAGGCCATGACCTGCTATACCCAGGCCCTAACCGAACAGCCGCCCAAT GCCCACCATGTTGAGAAGTGCTTGCAGAAGTTGCTCCGTGCCTTGCACAAGGATCGGGCCCATGCTCTGGCACACTACCGCCACCTGTTGAACAGCGGAGGACCGGGTGGCCTGGAGGCTGCCGCTTCGGAGCGTCCCAGGACCCTGGAACGATTAATCGATATCGATAGGGCGGTGAACCAATCGATGACCATGCTGAAACGCTATCCGGAACTATCGGCCAAGATCGCCCAGTTGATGAACGATTATATCCTGGCATTGCGCAGCAAGGACGATATTCCCGGATCGTCGCTGGGCATGAGCGAGGAGGCGGAGGCTGGCATTCTGGACAAGTACCGTGTGGAGATCGAGCGCAAGGTGGCCGAGAAGGAGCGCCTCCGTCTGGCCGAGAAACAGCGCAAGGAGCAGCGGGCCGCCGAGCGGGAGAAGCTGCGCGAGGAGAAGCTCCGCATGGAGGCCAAGAAGGTGGACGATATGCTCAAGTCGCAGGCGGccgagcagcaacagcagcagcagcagtcccAGTCACCATCCCAGACCCCAGCCTCGTCCGCCGCCTCCATCCAGTCGTCGTCCCAGTCGCAGCAGGAGAAGATCCTTAGCAGCAAGGAGGTGGGCATCGATGGTGGAGTCGTCACTGCTGCTAACTTGAATCTGGAGACCACCAAGAGCGAGAAGGAGCTCTCGGACACTGAGTATGCCGAGGCTACTGTTAG CAGCACCAAGGTGCAGACCGTACTGCCGACGGTCGATGATGATGCCGTCCAGCGGGCGGTGGAGGATGTGGCAGCCGCCGTCGCTCATCAGGAGGCCGAGCCGCAGGTGCAGCACTTCATGACCCATGACCTGGGCCACCGCGAATCG AGCTTCTCGCTGCGCCGCGAATTCTCCCATAATGCGCACGCGCCCAAGGAGGGACGCAATGTCTATTTTACGCTCTCCTTTGCCGGCATCGCCCTAATGGCGGCTGTCTTTGTGGGCGTGGCCGTTGCCAAGTGGCGGACATCACGTTCGCCGCACGCCCAGGGCTTCATTGAGGTGGATCAG AATGTGACCACACACCATCCCATCGTGCAGGAGGAGAAGATCGTGCCCAATATGCAGATCAATGGGTACGAGAATCCGACCTACAAATATTTCGAAGTGAAAGAGTAA